Proteins encoded together in one Prosthecobacter debontii window:
- a CDS encoding hybrid sensor histidine kinase/response regulator: MIDDASDPLNSETTVRGVVLVVDDQMQNIQVVGTVLTREGYEVIPATSGVQALQRVAARVPDLVLMDVVMPEMDGFAVCKRLRENPNTANLPVIFVSAANDTETVVRGLEAGGVDYITKPFNKAELLARVRTQVDLQRARETTARIMRERESIVSMVAHDLKNPLGAIRFSAQTLMELPPDRTDTASELTNHIINTSDQMLKFIERFLSHRAQEAEQARGTLVQISTDQIKEMLASWHPTAKRKNTTISVAAPEIPLLTSGDIMTVRQIIDNLISNAVKFSPLGSHIACQLHAEGNFLHIDIEDEGPGFTESDLARIFQDYTRLSARPTGGESSTGLGLAIAKRGATRMGAGLSIENRTEAQGCKARLSFPLVASETTPA; the protein is encoded by the coding sequence ATGATTGACGATGCTTCCGATCCTTTGAACTCTGAAACCACCGTGCGCGGCGTCGTGCTGGTGGTGGATGATCAGATGCAAAACATCCAGGTGGTGGGCACCGTGCTCACCCGGGAGGGCTATGAGGTCATCCCTGCCACGAGTGGGGTGCAGGCCCTGCAGCGCGTGGCCGCCCGTGTGCCTGACCTCGTGCTGATGGATGTGGTGATGCCGGAGATGGACGGTTTTGCCGTCTGCAAACGCCTGCGTGAGAATCCGAATACAGCCAATCTACCGGTGATCTTCGTCTCCGCTGCAAACGATACGGAGACCGTCGTGCGCGGTCTGGAGGCAGGCGGGGTGGATTACATCACCAAGCCCTTTAACAAAGCCGAGTTGCTCGCCCGGGTGCGCACGCAGGTGGATCTCCAGCGTGCCCGCGAGACCACCGCCCGCATCATGCGCGAACGTGAGAGCATCGTCAGCATGGTGGCCCATGATCTCAAAAATCCCCTCGGGGCGATCCGCTTCAGTGCCCAGACCCTCATGGAGCTTCCTCCAGACCGCACGGATACCGCCAGTGAGCTCACCAATCACATCATCAACACATCCGATCAGATGCTGAAGTTCATCGAGCGCTTTCTCAGCCATCGCGCTCAGGAGGCGGAGCAAGCACGGGGAACTCTCGTCCAAATCTCCACGGATCAGATCAAGGAAATGTTGGCTTCCTGGCATCCTACAGCCAAGCGCAAAAATACCACAATTTCAGTCGCCGCTCCTGAGATACCTTTGCTCACAAGTGGGGATATCATGACTGTGCGACAGATCATTGATAATCTCATCAGCAACGCGGTGAAATTTTCGCCACTTGGCAGCCACATCGCCTGCCAATTGCATGCGGAAGGAAATTTTCTGCACATCGACATTGAAGATGAAGGACCAGGTTTCACCGAGAGCGACCTTGCCCGCATCTTTCAGGACTACACCCGCCTGAGCGCACGCCCCACCGGCGGAGAATCCTCGACAGGTCTCGGCCTTGCCATCGCCAAACGTGGAGCCACCCGGATGGGAGCCGGGCTCAGCATCGAAAATCGCACGGAGGCACAGGGCTGCAAGGCTCGTCTCAGCTTCCCCCTTGTGGCCTCTGAAACCACCCCCGCCTAA
- a CDS encoding sigma-54-dependent transcriptional regulator: MDILIVDDEASIRRATSLALDAAGHYVETAENGTVALQSLKETSFDLVLLDLYLGEENGLHILETIRRDHPDVHVVIFTANATIPNAVEATRLGAVDFLEKPFSPDQLRQALKRITTLRNLERKVEELTSEVRTHTPPPQVASKNPGLQRQLDVLFRAADTQASILILGESGTGKSMIARAIHDQSPFRDKPFVTVSCPSLSRELLESDLFGHVKGSFTGALRDTWGKVKAAEGGTLFLDEIGELPLEIQPKLLRLLQEREYERLGETVPRKANVRVIAATNRDLKHWVAEGRFREDLFYRLNVISASMPPLRERPEDLMACAENFLKFFADQFRRRVRRFSPTALIALRTHSWPGNIRELRNAIERAVILAEGEEILPRDLPEATVVNSLNGYDHDVEVGQRISIEKLECEHIRRVMDITDSLQEAAEVLGIDAATLYRKRKRYQLDRN, encoded by the coding sequence ATGGACATCCTTATTGTTGACGACGAAGCCAGCATCCGCCGCGCCACCAGCCTGGCCCTGGATGCTGCCGGTCATTATGTTGAAACCGCCGAGAACGGCACCGTCGCCCTCCAAAGTCTCAAAGAAACATCTTTCGATCTCGTGTTGCTGGACCTCTACCTCGGTGAGGAAAATGGCCTGCACATTCTCGAGACCATCCGTCGTGACCATCCCGACGTGCATGTGGTCATCTTCACGGCCAATGCAACCATCCCGAATGCCGTGGAAGCCACCCGGCTGGGCGCCGTGGACTTTCTGGAAAAGCCCTTCAGCCCGGATCAACTCCGCCAGGCCCTGAAGCGCATCACCACCCTGCGTAATCTGGAGCGCAAAGTCGAGGAACTGACCTCCGAGGTGCGCACCCATACGCCTCCGCCTCAGGTCGCTTCCAAGAATCCCGGACTTCAGCGCCAGCTCGATGTCCTTTTCCGGGCGGCAGATACCCAGGCCTCCATTTTGATCCTGGGAGAGAGCGGCACGGGGAAGAGCATGATCGCCCGCGCTATTCATGATCAGAGCCCCTTCCGGGACAAGCCCTTCGTCACGGTCAGCTGCCCCAGCCTCTCCCGTGAGTTGCTGGAGAGTGATCTCTTCGGTCATGTCAAAGGCTCCTTCACCGGAGCTCTACGGGATACCTGGGGCAAGGTGAAAGCGGCCGAAGGCGGCACCCTCTTCCTGGATGAAATCGGTGAACTCCCTCTGGAGATCCAGCCCAAGCTCCTGCGCCTGCTGCAAGAGCGCGAGTATGAACGCCTGGGAGAAACCGTGCCTCGTAAGGCCAATGTCCGCGTCATTGCCGCCACCAATCGCGATCTGAAGCACTGGGTGGCGGAGGGGCGCTTCCGTGAAGACCTCTTCTATCGCCTCAACGTCATCTCCGCCTCCATGCCTCCGCTGCGGGAGCGCCCGGAGGATCTCATGGCCTGTGCAGAGAACTTCTTGAAATTCTTTGCCGACCAATTCCGCCGTCGCGTGCGCCGCTTCAGCCCCACGGCACTCATCGCCCTCCGCACTCACTCCTGGCCTGGCAACATTCGCGAACTGCGCAACGCGATCGAACGCGCCGTCATCCTGGCCGAAGGGGAAGAAATCCTCCCGCGCGACCTGCCTGAGGCCACAGTGGTGAATAGTCTCAACGGTTACGATCACGACGTCGAGGTGGGGCAGCGCATCAGCATTGAAAAGCTGGAGTGCGAGCACATCCGCCGTGTGATGGACATCACCGATTCCCTCCAGGAAGCCGCCGAGGTCCTCGGCATCGATGCCGCCACGCTCTATCGCAAGCGCAAGCGTTACCAGCTCGACCGGAATTGA